The sequence GAGGCAACGTATCCAGATATACCAAGGTAATGTAATATTGTTTTGTACCATCACCATACTACTCCACCTGATGAACCCCAACCCTACtagagaaaagggggaagagTATGAGACTGTCGTTTGCTTATAGAGAAGTGATGTGTGAGTGTGGCAGGGAGATTGTGAGGGCAAAGAGGCCCCAGGGTCCACTGGATTAAGTGGGTTTCATCGTCTTTTTCAGGCCGTCTCGGTTGTGCTGTCTTCCTGAAGCCATTTGTGGCGTCAACCAGTCATGGATAAAGGAACCTCTGAAGTCAGTCCCAACATGCCTACATTGAccatcaagaagaaagaaaaatccaagaaGGTCACCAACAGTGTGGTGATCTTTTTACTTGCTAGGCAACTGGGGAAGCACAGAAGTGATGTGGATTTGTCCAGGTGGGTGTGGATGCTGAATTAAGTCACACCCAGGGCCAAGaagtcataaaattttagaaaaaaaa is a genomic window of Phocoena sinus isolate mPhoSin1 chromosome X, mPhoSin1.pri, whole genome shotgun sequence containing:
- the LOC116747759 gene encoding embryonic testis differentiation protein homolog B-like → MDKGTSEVSPNMPTLTIKKKEKSKKVTNSVVIFLLARQLGKHRSDVDLSRWVWMLN